In one window of Primulina tabacum isolate GXHZ01 chromosome 8, ASM2559414v2, whole genome shotgun sequence DNA:
- the LOC142552671 gene encoding 3-ketoacyl-CoA synthase 5-like, which produces MAPKLPDFSQSVKLKYVKLGYQYLANNLLAFFLIPVIIALFLESLRLSPEEIIQFWDSMHLTSLHIICSLFLIIYSATFFFMSRPRTVYLIDYALFKPPQSLRVSFAGFMEHAHIVLHKEPKSVHFQMKILERSGLGEETCFPPAMCFIPPSPSMRRSREEAELVIFSCMDSLFQKTGMRPRDIDILIVNCSLFSPTPSLTAMVINKYKMRSNIKSFNLSGMGCSAGLISIDLAKDLLQQHPNSNAVVISTEILTPNCYLGKERAMLLPNCLFRMGGAAVLLSNRWAERHRSKYVLSHVVRTHKGADDKSYNCIQQEEDPEGHVGIKLNIDLMAIAGEALKSNITTIGPLVLPASEQILFAFSLLRRKFFNSKLKPYIPDFKQAFEHFCIHAGGRAVIDELQKNLQLTAEQVEASRMTLHRFGNTSSSSLWYELSYIESKGRMRKGDRVWQIGFGSGFKCNSAVWKCNRDIKTPVEGPWADCIDRYPVHIPEVVKL; this is translated from the coding sequence ATGGCACCCAAACTCCCGGATTTCTCTCAATCAGTCAAGCTCAAATATGTCAAACTCGGCTACCAGTACCTCGCCAACAATCTTCTCGCCTTCTTCCTCATCCCTGTAATCATCGCCTTGTTCCTCGAATCCCTGCGTTTAAGCCCCGAAGAAATTATCCAATTCTGGGACTCCATGCATTTAACCTCGCTCCACATCATCTGCTCTTTGTTCCTCATAATCTACTCCGCCACTTTCTTCTTCATGTCGCGGCCCCGCACTGTCTACCTGATCGACTACGCGCTTTTCAAGCCCCCGCAGAGCTTGCGAGTTTCATTCGCAGGATTCATGGAGCACGCGCATATAGTGTTGCACAAGGAACCCAAGAGCGTGCATTTTCAGATGAAGATTCTTGAAAGATCTGGGCTTGGGGAAGAGACCTGTTTCCCACCTGCGATGTGTTTTATTCCTCCTTCTCCAAGTATGCGTCGTTCTAGAGAAGAAGCTGAGCTCGTAATCTTTTCTTGCATGGACTCACTTTTCCAGAAAACGGGGATGAGGCCTAGAGATATAGATATATTGATTGTAAACTGCAGTCTTTTCTCCCCTACACCTTCGTTAACAGCTATGGTGATTAACAAGTACAAAATGAGAAGCAATATCAAGAGCTTCAATCTTTCTGGGATGGGGTGTAGTGCAGGTTTAATCTCAATAGATTTAGCCAAAGATCTTCTCCAACAGCATCCCAACTCGAACGCTGTTGTTATTAGTACAGAAATCCTCACTCCCAACTGCTACTTAGGCAAAGAAAGAGCCATGCTCCTCCCTAACTGCCTCTTTCGAATGGGTGGTGCCGCCGTCCTCTTGTCTAACCGGTGGGCTGAGCGCCACCGGTCAAAGTACGTACTCTCCCACGTCGTAAGAACCCACAAAGGAGCAGACGACAAATCCTACAACTGCATACAGCAAGAAGAAGACCCAGAAGGACATGTTGGGATAAAGCTGAACATAGATCTAATGGCCATAGCGGGAGAAGCTCTGAAATCCAATATAACGACAATCGGTCCTCTTGTTCTTCCTGCATCAGAGCAAATTCTCTTTGCCTTTTCACTCCTCAGAAGAAAATTCTTCAACTCGAAATTAAAGCCATATATTCCAGACTTCAAGCAGGCCTTTGAGCACTTCTGCATCCACGCCGGCGGAAGGGCGGTGATCGATGAGTTGCAGAAAAACCTCCAGCTCACGGCGGAGCAAGTGGAGGCTTCAAGAATGACACTACACAGATTTGGAaacacttcttcttcttcacttTGGTATGAACTGTCTTACATAGAATCCAAGGGTAGGATGAGGAAAGGTGACCGGGTGTGGCAGATCGGATTCGGGAGTGGATTTAAGTGTAACAGTGCCGTTTGGAAGTGCAATCGGGATATCAAAACGCCGGTGGAGGGGCCGTGGGCTGATTGCATTGATCGGTACCCGGTTCATATCCCAGAAGTTGTCAAGCTCTAG